The following nucleotide sequence is from Nitratidesulfovibrio termitidis HI1.
GGGGCATTTCAGCGTGGGCTTCTATGCCTATGCCTTCGCGGAACTGCTGACGCGCCGCCGTCTGGCCGGGCCGGTGGTGACCATGCTGTTCGCGTTGTTCGCCATCATGGCCGTGGCCTGCGGCTGGGAAATCCTGGAATGGCTGGTGGCCGATGCCGAAGGCGGCGAGGCGGGGCTGGCCTTTCTGGGCAGCCAGGGCGACGTGTGGGATGCTCAGAAGGACATGCTGGCCGATACGCTGGGGGCGGTGTTCGCGTTGGTGCTGTTCCGGCTGTGCGGCAGGCGCTGGGGCAGCATGGACCCGGTGTAGGCCCGGTTTGGGGGTAACGGGCGCGTCTGGGCGGCAGGGCGCGCGATGCCGGAGGCAGACCGGTGCGGCTGAAAGCGGGCGAGCACGGGCGGGATTGTCCTGATGTGCCCTGATATGGCCTGATATGACCTGACGTGTCCTGCCGTGCCCTGATGACTTGGTAGGGCTGGACGGCAGTGCGGTCCGGAGCGGCGGGCCGTTTGGACAGCACCGGGGAAATGCCGTATGCCGGACGGGCGCGCCGCGCGGCGCATCCGGTGGCTTTTCACCGGGCGCTGGCGGCCGACGTCATTTTTTCCGGAGCCTTGCCATGACCGCCTGCAATCCCCAGTTGAACCTTCAGGGGCGCGGCCGCCTGAAGCGCATCGTCGATTTCCTGAACGAGGCGGGCATGCTGCGCCTCACGCCGCGCACCGGCTACCAGTTTCTCGGCACCGGCAACGAGAACGTGGCCGAACACTCCTTCCGTACCGCCATCATCGGCTACGTGCTGGCCCGCATGGCCGGGGCCGATCCTTCCCGTACCGCCATGCTGTGCTTGTTCCACGACTTTCACGAGGCGCGCATCGGCGACTTCAACTACGTCAACCGCATCTACAACACCACCAAGCCGCGTGACGCCGTGGTGCATGCCGCCGAGGGCACTGGCCTTGAAGTGGACATGTTGGAATTCTGGGACGATCTGGAAGCCTCGCAGACGCCCGAGGCGCAACTGGCCCACGACGCGGACCAGTTGGACCTGATCCTGAACCTGAAGCGCGAACTGGACCTGGGCAACAAGTACGCGGGCAAGTGGATGGAAAGCGCGCTG
It contains:
- a CDS encoding HD domain-containing protein is translated as MTACNPQLNLQGRGRLKRIVDFLNEAGMLRLTPRTGYQFLGTGNENVAEHSFRTAIIGYVLARMAGADPSRTAMLCLFHDFHEARIGDFNYVNRIYNTTKPRDAVVHAAEGTGLEVDMLEFWDDLEASQTPEAQLAHDADQLDLILNLKRELDLGNKYAGKWMESALERLHTEEGRELARTIAETDHTDWWFLGPDRAWWERKNGKE